The nucleotide sequence TGAGGGATGTAGAAAAGGAGATCGTAAGGCGCAGCGGGCGCTTTACGATCAATATGCTGCTTCCCTATATGGATGTTGTTTAAAATATGCTTCTAACGAGCAGGAAGCTCAAGATATATTACAAGATAGCTTTATAACCATTTTTGAAAAGATCCAGCAATTCAAGAATGAAGGATCTCTGGAAGGATGGTGTAAACGAATTGCTATCAATACTGCTTTGCAGCGCTATCGAGGCGCCAAAGTATACTTATTGGAAGACGAGCAGCAATTAGTGGAAGAAGTACCC is from Nonlabens sp. YIK11 and encodes:
- a CDS encoding RNA polymerase sigma factor; protein product: MVQQQILEGCRKGDRKAQRALYDQYAASLYGCCLKYASNEQEAQDILQDSFITIFEKIQQFKNEGSLEGWCKRIAINTALQRYRGAKVYLLEDEQQLVEEVPVVEYMEQLGLEDLLAMVQQLPDRYRMVFSLYALDGFSHQEIAELMDIREGTSKSNLSRARVSLQQMIQAWRRKMNSDAI